One genomic segment of Pseudomonas sp. RU47 includes these proteins:
- the rseP gene encoding sigma E protease regulator RseP, with the protein MSALYMIAGTLIALGVLVTFHEFGHFWVARRCGVKVLRFSVGFGMPLLRWHDKQGTEFVVAAIPLGGYVKMLDEREGEVPVDQLDQSFNRKSVRQRIAIVAAGPIANFLLALVFFWVLAMLGSEQVRPVIGAVESGSIAASAGLSAGEEIVAVDGEPTSGWAAVNLQLVRRLGESGSLQLLVREQGSTADSPRELKLDNWLKGADEPDPIRSLGIRPWRPALPPVLAELDPKGPAQAAGLKTGDRLLALDGQALNDWQQVVDTVRTRPDTKIMLRIERDSAQIDVPVTLAARGESKSPSGYLGAGVKAVDWPPEMIREVSYGPLAAIGEGARRTWTMSILTLDSLKKMLFGELSVKNLSGPITIAKVAGASAQSGVADFLNFLAYLSISLGVLNLLPIPVLDGGHLLFYLIEWARGRPLSDRVQGWGIQIGISLVVGVMLLALVNDLGRL; encoded by the coding sequence ATGAGCGCGCTCTATATGATTGCCGGCACCCTGATCGCCTTGGGTGTGCTGGTCACCTTTCACGAATTCGGCCACTTCTGGGTCGCGCGTCGCTGTGGCGTCAAGGTTCTGCGTTTCTCCGTAGGCTTCGGCATGCCGCTGCTGCGCTGGCACGACAAGCAGGGCACTGAGTTTGTGGTCGCGGCGATACCGCTGGGCGGCTACGTCAAAATGCTCGATGAGCGCGAAGGCGAAGTGCCGGTCGATCAGCTTGATCAGTCGTTCAACCGCAAATCCGTGCGTCAGCGTATCGCTATTGTTGCGGCCGGCCCGATTGCCAACTTCCTGTTGGCGTTGGTGTTCTTCTGGGTCTTGGCCATGCTCGGCAGCGAGCAGGTGCGCCCGGTCATCGGTGCGGTTGAATCCGGCAGTATCGCTGCCAGTGCCGGTTTGAGTGCAGGTGAGGAAATTGTCGCGGTCGATGGTGAACCGACTTCCGGTTGGGCGGCGGTCAATCTGCAATTGGTCCGACGCCTTGGCGAAAGCGGTTCTCTGCAATTGCTGGTGCGTGAACAGGGTTCTACTGCGGATTCGCCGCGTGAGCTGAAGCTGGATAACTGGCTCAAAGGCGCTGATGAGCCGGATCCGATCCGCTCGCTGGGTATCCGTCCATGGCGCCCGGCTTTGCCGCCGGTGCTCGCCGAGCTCGATCCGAAAGGCCCGGCCCAGGCGGCTGGCCTGAAGACCGGTGACCGCCTGTTGGCTCTCGATGGTCAGGCGCTGAATGACTGGCAGCAGGTGGTCGACACCGTTCGTACGCGTCCTGATACCAAAATCATGCTGCGCATCGAGCGCGACAGTGCTCAAATCGACGTCCCGGTGACGCTGGCGGCGCGTGGTGAAAGCAAATCGCCAAGCGGTTATCTGGGGGCGGGCGTAAAAGCTGTCGACTGGCCGCCGGAGATGATTCGCGAGGTCAGTTACGGGCCTCTGGCTGCGATTGGCGAGGGTGCCCGTCGCACTTGGACCATGAGCATTCTGACGCTCGATTCGCTAAAGAAAATGCTGTTCGGCGAGCTCTCGGTAAAAAACTTGAGTGGACCGATAACCATTGCTAAAGTGGCGGGCGCTTCTGCCCAGTCGGGCGTCGCTGATTTCCTGAATTTCCTTGCTTATCTGAGTATTAGCCTGGGCGTTCTGAATTTGCTGCCCATTCCTGTATTGGATGGGGGGCATTTGTTGTTTTATCTGATCGAGTGGGCGCGTGGTCGTCCCTTGTCGGATCGGGTGCAAGGTTGGGGGATACAGATCGGTATCAGTTTGGTGGTCGGGGTGATGTTGCTTGCTCTGGTCAACGATCTGGGTCGACTGTAA
- the bamA gene encoding outer membrane protein assembly factor BamA encodes MKRLLLTAVLTVLMIAEVHAESFTISDIRVNGLQRVSAGSVFGALPLNVGEQADDRRLVESTRALFKTGFFQDIQLGREGNVLVITVVERPSVASIEIEGNKAISTEDLMKGLKQSGLAEGEIFQRATLEGVRNELQRQYVAQGRYSATVDTEVVSQPRNRVGLKVKINEGTVAAIQHINVVGNTVFPEEDLTDLFELKTTNWLSFFKNDDKYAREKLSGDLERLRSYYLDRGYINMDIASTQVSITPDKKHVYITVNVTEGEKYTVRDVKLSGDLKVPEDQVKSLLLVQKGQVFSRKLMTTTSELITRRLGNEGYTFANVNGVPQPHDDDHTVDILFAVDPGKRAYVNRINFRGNTKSEDEVLRREMRQMEGGWASTYLIDQSKTRLERLGFFKEVNVETPAVPGVDDQVDVNYAVEEQASGSITASVGFAQSAGLILGGSITQNNFLGTGNRVSIGLTRSEYQSRYNFGYVDPYWTADGVSLGYNAFYRTTDYKDLDVDVASYAVDSLGAGVNVGYPISETSRLTFGLSVQQDEIKTGTYTVDEIFDFVNKEGDKYLNFKASAGWSESTLNKGVLPTRGRSQSLTLETTVPGSDLSFYKLDYRGQLFQPISENYTLRLHTELGYGDGYGGTDGLPFYENYYAGGFNSVRGFKDSTLGPRSTPSRGTNPGTLADPDQDPLPFGGNVLIQGGVEVLFPLPFVKDQRSLRTSVFWDVGNVFDSQCKDTTNANGSTSNTKCNDISLSNMASSVGVGVTWVTALGPLSFALAMPIKKPDEAETQVFQFSLGQTF; translated from the coding sequence ATGAAACGTCTGCTGCTAACTGCGGTTCTCACCGTATTGATGATCGCCGAAGTTCACGCCGAGTCCTTCACTATCTCTGATATTCGCGTCAATGGCCTCCAGCGGGTCTCCGCGGGTAGCGTTTTTGGTGCCTTGCCGTTGAACGTCGGTGAGCAGGCGGATGATCGTCGCCTGGTGGAATCCACTCGTGCGTTGTTCAAAACCGGTTTCTTTCAAGATATCCAGCTGGGTCGCGAAGGCAACGTTCTGGTCATCACGGTCGTCGAACGTCCGTCGGTCGCCAGTATCGAGATCGAAGGCAACAAGGCGATCTCCACTGAAGACTTGATGAAAGGTCTCAAACAATCCGGTCTGGCCGAAGGCGAGATCTTCCAGCGCGCCACCCTTGAAGGTGTGCGTAACGAACTGCAGCGTCAGTACGTCGCGCAAGGTCGCTACTCGGCTACGGTCGATACCGAAGTGGTCTCGCAACCGCGTAACCGCGTTGGTCTGAAAGTGAAGATCAACGAAGGTACCGTTGCCGCCATTCAGCACATCAACGTGGTGGGCAACACGGTTTTCCCCGAGGAAGACCTGACCGACCTGTTCGAACTGAAAACCACCAACTGGCTGTCGTTCTTCAAGAACGACGACAAGTACGCCCGTGAAAAGCTTTCCGGTGACCTGGAACGTCTGCGTTCCTACTATCTGGACCGTGGCTATATCAACATGGATATCGCTTCGACCCAGGTGTCCATCACCCCGGACAAGAAGCACGTCTACATCACTGTCAACGTCACCGAAGGCGAGAAATACACCGTTCGTGACGTCAAGCTCAGCGGTGACCTGAAAGTTCCTGAAGATCAGGTCAAGTCCCTGCTGCTGGTGCAGAAAGGCCAGGTGTTCTCGCGCAAGCTGATGACCACCACATCCGAGCTGATCACCCGCCGTCTGGGTAACGAGGGTTACACCTTCGCCAACGTCAACGGCGTACCGCAGCCGCATGATGATGACCACACCGTCGACATCCTGTTTGCTGTTGATCCGGGCAAGCGTGCCTATGTCAACCGCATCAACTTCCGTGGCAACACCAAGTCCGAGGACGAAGTGCTGCGTCGTGAAATGCGTCAGATGGAAGGTGGCTGGGCTTCGACCTACCTGATCGACCAATCCAAGACTCGTCTTGAGCGTCTGGGCTTCTTCAAGGAAGTCAACGTTGAAACCCCGGCTGTGCCAGGTGTCGACGACCAGGTTGACGTGAACTATGCCGTTGAAGAACAGGCTTCCGGTTCGATTACCGCCAGTGTCGGTTTCGCCCAGAGTGCCGGTCTGATCCTCGGTGGTTCGATCACCCAGAACAACTTCCTCGGTACTGGTAACCGCGTCAGCATCGGCCTGACCCGCAGCGAATATCAGAGCCGCTACAACTTCGGCTACGTTGACCCGTACTGGACCGCCGATGGCGTGAGCCTGGGTTACAACGCGTTCTATCGCACCACTGACTACAAAGACCTCGACGTCGATGTAGCAAGCTATGCGGTAGACAGCCTGGGTGCCGGCGTCAACGTTGGCTACCCGATCAGCGAAACTTCGCGTCTGACCTTTGGCCTGTCGGTTCAACAGGACGAGATCAAGACCGGTACCTACACCGTTGACGAGATTTTCGACTTCGTTAACAAGGAAGGCGACAAGTACCTGAACTTCAAGGCGTCGGCCGGCTGGTCCGAGTCCACCCTGAACAAAGGCGTACTGCCGACCCGTGGCCGTTCCCAGAGCCTGACCCTGGAAACCACCGTGCCGGGCAGCGACCTGTCGTTCTACAAGCTTGATTATCGCGGTCAGCTGTTCCAGCCGATCAGCGAGAACTACACCCTGCGCCTGCATACCGAGCTGGGTTATGGCGACGGCTACGGTGGAACCGACGGCTTGCCGTTCTATGAAAACTACTATGCTGGTGGTTTCAACTCGGTTCGTGGCTTCAAGGACAGCACCCTCGGTCCACGCAGTACGCCGAGCCGTGGTACCAACCCGGGCACGCTTGCTGACCCCGACCAGGATCCGCTGCCGTTCGGTGGTAACGTCCTGATCCAGGGTGGTGTCGAGGTTCTGTTCCCGCTGCCATTCGTGAAAGATCAGCGCTCCCTGCGTACTTCGGTATTCTGGGACGTGGGTAACGTATTTGACTCGCAGTGCAAGGACACTACCAATGCGAACGGCTCGACGTCGAACACCAAGTGCAACGACATCAGCCTGAGCAACATGGCCAGTTCCGTCGGTGTGGGTGTGACCTGGGTCACCGCACTGGGTCCTCTGAGCTTCGCGTTGGCCATGCCGATCAAGAAGCCGGATGAGGCTGAAACTCAAGTGTTCCAATTCTCCCTCGGCCAGACGTTCTAA
- a CDS encoding OmpH family outer membrane protein, with protein MRKLTQLVLLASLMVAGPAFADMKIAVLNYQMALLESDAAKKYAVDAEKKFGPQLTKLKTLESSAKGIQDRLMAGGDKMQQGERERLELEFKQKARDFQFQSKELNEAKAVADREMLKQLKPKLDSAVEEVIKKGGFDLVFERGAVIDVKPQYDITRQVIERMNQLK; from the coding sequence GTGCGTAAGTTGACTCAATTGGTTCTCCTGGCCTCCTTGATGGTGGCAGGCCCGGCATTTGCCGACATGAAAATCGCTGTTCTGAACTATCAGATGGCCTTGCTCGAATCCGACGCAGCGAAGAAGTACGCCGTGGATGCCGAGAAGAAGTTCGGCCCGCAACTGACCAAACTGAAAACGCTGGAAAGCAGCGCCAAGGGTATTCAGGACCGTCTGATGGCCGGTGGCGACAAAATGCAGCAAGGTGAACGTGAGCGTCTGGAGCTGGAATTCAAGCAAAAGGCCCGTGACTTCCAGTTCCAGTCCAAGGAACTGAACGAAGCCAAAGCTGTTGCCGACCGCGAAATGCTCAAGCAACTGAAGCCGAAACTGGATAGCGCAGTGGAAGAAGTCATCAAGAAAGGTGGTTTTGACCTGGTGTTCGAGCGTGGCGCAGTGATTGATGTCAAACCACAGTACGACATCACGCGCCAGGTTATCGAGCGCATGAATCAGCTGAAGTAA
- the lpxD gene encoding UDP-3-O-(3-hydroxymyristoyl)glucosamine N-acyltransferase — MTVTIKLGQLAEFLGATLRGDPEKQITGLATLQEAGPAQLSFLANPQYRKYLAGSQAAALLLKEADAEGFAGNALVVPDPYLAYARISHLFDPKPKATAGIHPSAVIAADAVVDPTASVGPFVVIEAGARIGAQVTLGAHCVIGARSEIGEGGWLAPRVTLYHDVRIGKRVVIQSGAVLGGEGFGFANEKGIWQKIAQIGGVAIGDDVEIGVNTAIDRGALADTVIGNGVKLDNQIQIAHNVQVGDHTAMAACVGISGSTKIGKHCMLAGGVGLVGHIDICDNVFLTGMTMVTHSITEPGAYSSGTAMQPAAEWRKSAARIRQLDDIARRLKQLEKRVGEVTPDGNASSDG; from the coding sequence ATGACCGTGACTATCAAGCTCGGCCAGTTGGCCGAGTTCCTCGGCGCCACCCTGCGTGGCGACCCTGAGAAGCAAATTACTGGGCTAGCCACTTTGCAAGAGGCTGGCCCAGCTCAGTTGAGCTTTCTGGCAAACCCTCAATATCGCAAATACCTGGCAGGCTCGCAGGCAGCAGCACTGCTGCTCAAAGAGGCCGATGCCGAGGGTTTTGCCGGTAATGCGTTGGTGGTGCCTGATCCTTATCTGGCTTACGCACGCATCTCACACTTGTTCGATCCCAAGCCAAAAGCCACTGCGGGTATCCATCCTTCGGCGGTCATTGCGGCGGACGCAGTGGTTGATCCAACCGCCAGCGTCGGTCCTTTCGTGGTGATCGAGGCCGGCGCGCGGATCGGTGCGCAAGTGACACTGGGCGCGCATTGCGTCATCGGTGCACGCAGCGAAATCGGTGAGGGCGGCTGGCTCGCTCCACGCGTGACGCTGTATCACGATGTACGCATCGGCAAGCGCGTAGTGATTCAGTCCGGTGCCGTGCTTGGTGGTGAAGGCTTCGGCTTCGCCAACGAAAAAGGTATCTGGCAGAAGATCGCGCAGATCGGTGGCGTGGCCATCGGCGACGATGTCGAGATTGGCGTGAATACCGCCATCGACCGTGGCGCTCTGGCCGATACCGTAATCGGTAATGGCGTGAAGCTCGACAACCAGATCCAGATTGCCCACAACGTTCAGGTCGGTGATCACACCGCGATGGCAGCGTGCGTCGGGATCTCCGGCAGCACCAAAATCGGCAAGCATTGCATGCTCGCCGGCGGTGTCGGGCTGGTCGGCCACATTGATATTTGCGACAACGTTTTCCTGACCGGGATGACCATGGTGACCCACTCGATTACCGAGCCGGGTGCCTATTCTTCCGGCACAGCCATGCAACCGGCGGCCGAATGGCGCAAAAGCGCGGCCCGCATTCGTCAGCTCGATGATATCGCGCGGCGTTTGAAACAGCTGGAAAAGCGCGTAGGGGAAGTGACCCCTGACGGCAATGCTTCATCAGATGGCTGA
- the fabZ gene encoding 3-hydroxyacyl-ACP dehydratase FabZ, with protein sequence MMDINEIREYLPHRYPFLLVDRVVELDTEGKRIRAYKNVSINEPFFNGHFPAHPIMPGVLIIEAMAQAAGILGFKMLDVKPADGTLYYFVGSDKLRFRQPVLPGDQLILEAKFISCKRQIWKFECQASVDGKPVCSAEIICAERKL encoded by the coding sequence ATGATGGACATCAACGAGATTCGCGAATACCTGCCTCACCGTTACCCGTTCCTGCTGGTGGACCGGGTGGTGGAACTGGACACTGAAGGCAAGCGCATTCGCGCCTACAAGAATGTCAGCATCAATGAGCCGTTCTTCAATGGTCACTTCCCTGCGCATCCAATCATGCCGGGCGTGCTGATCATCGAAGCGATGGCTCAGGCTGCCGGGATCCTCGGTTTCAAAATGCTTGATGTGAAGCCTGCCGACGGCACGCTTTACTACTTCGTCGGTTCCGACAAGCTGCGCTTCCGTCAGCCTGTGTTGCCGGGCGATCAGCTGATCCTCGAAGCCAAGTTCATCAGTTGCAAGCGCCAGATCTGGAAGTTCGAATGCCAGGCTTCGGTCGATGGCAAGCCGGTCTGCTCGGCTGAAATCATCTGTGCGGAACGCAAGCTATGA
- the lpxA gene encoding acyl-ACP--UDP-N-acetylglucosamine O-acyltransferase, with amino-acid sequence MSLIDPRAIIDPSAVLADGVEVGPWSIIGAGVEIGEGTVIGPHVILKGPTRIGKHNRIYQFSSVGEDTPDLKYKGEETRLVIGDHNVIREGVTIHRGTVQDRSETTLGNHNLIMAYAHIGHDSVIGNHCILVNNTALAGHVHVDDWAILSGFTLVHQYCHIGAHSFSGMGTAIGKDVPAFVTVFGNPAEARSMNFEGMRRRGFSEDAIHTLRRAYKTVYRQGLTVEQALAELTEPAAQYPEVAIFRDSIQSSTRGITR; translated from the coding sequence ATGAGTTTGATTGACCCTCGCGCAATCATCGATCCGTCGGCCGTTCTGGCTGACGGCGTCGAGGTCGGCCCGTGGTCGATCATCGGCGCAGGTGTGGAAATCGGCGAGGGCACCGTGATCGGGCCGCATGTAATCCTCAAAGGCCCGACCCGCATCGGCAAGCACAATCGCATCTACCAGTTTTCCTCGGTAGGCGAAGACACGCCCGATCTGAAGTACAAGGGCGAAGAAACCCGCCTGGTGATCGGTGACCACAATGTTATCCGTGAAGGCGTGACCATTCACCGTGGCACCGTGCAAGACCGTTCGGAAACCACGCTGGGCAATCACAACCTGATCATGGCCTATGCCCACATCGGGCATGACAGCGTCATCGGCAATCACTGCATTCTGGTCAACAACACCGCGTTGGCCGGGCATGTACATGTGGATGACTGGGCGATCCTTTCCGGATTCACCCTGGTTCACCAGTATTGCCACATCGGCGCTCACAGCTTTTCCGGTATGGGCACTGCGATCGGCAAGGACGTTCCGGCGTTCGTCACCGTGTTCGGCAACCCTGCCGAAGCACGCAGCATGAACTTCGAAGGCATGCGCCGTCGCGGTTTCAGCGAAGACGCGATTCATACCCTGCGTCGCGCTTACAAAACCGTCTATCGCCAAGGCCTGACGGTTGAGCAGGCGCTGGCCGAACTCACTGAACCTGCTGCGCAGTACCCGGAAGTGGCGATATTCCGCGACTCCATCCAGTCGTCGACTCGCGGCATCACGCGCTGA
- the lpxB gene encoding lipid-A-disaccharide synthase, with protein sequence MANLRIALVAGEASGDILGAGLMRALKAQHPAVEFIGVGGPLMQAEGLTSYFPMERLSVMGLVEVLGRLRELLKRRKDLIATLIAEKPDVFIGIDAPDFNLNIELKLRQAGIKTVHYVSPSVWAWRQKRVLKIREGCDLMLTLLPFEARFYEEKGVPVRFVGHTLADTIPLEADRAAARAELGLPDGPLVALMPGSRGGEVSRLGALFLDTAERLRAMRPGLRFVIPCANAERRAQLEELLAGRDLPVTLLDGKSHLALAACNAVLIASGTATLEALLYKRPMVVAYRLAPLTFWILKRMVKSPYVSLPNLLAQRLLVPELLQDDATVEALAQTLSPLIDGGEEQTRGFDEIHRTLRLDASNQAADAVLNLIGQTR encoded by the coding sequence ATGGCCAATCTGCGTATTGCGCTGGTGGCGGGTGAAGCTTCCGGTGACATTCTCGGCGCCGGTCTGATGCGCGCCCTCAAGGCACAACATCCGGCGGTCGAGTTCATCGGCGTCGGCGGGCCGTTGATGCAGGCTGAAGGCCTGACTTCGTACTTTCCCATGGAGCGTCTGTCGGTGATGGGACTGGTGGAAGTCCTTGGTCGCCTGCGCGAGTTGCTCAAGCGCCGCAAGGATCTGATCGCCACGCTGATCGCCGAGAAGCCGGACGTATTCATCGGTATCGATGCACCGGACTTCAATCTCAACATTGAATTGAAGCTGCGTCAGGCCGGGATCAAAACCGTGCATTACGTCAGCCCTTCGGTGTGGGCATGGCGGCAGAAGCGTGTACTGAAGATTCGCGAAGGTTGCGATCTGATGCTGACGCTGTTGCCATTCGAAGCCAGATTTTACGAAGAGAAAGGCGTACCGGTACGGTTCGTCGGCCACACGCTGGCCGATACCATCCCACTGGAAGCTGATCGCGCTGCGGCCCGTGCCGAACTGGGCTTGCCCGACGGCCCGCTGGTGGCGCTGATGCCCGGCAGCCGTGGCGGTGAAGTGTCCCGCCTCGGCGCGCTGTTCCTCGATACTGCCGAACGTCTACGTGCGATGCGCCCGGGTTTGCGCTTTGTCATTCCGTGCGCCAATGCGGAACGCCGCGCGCAGCTTGAAGAGCTGCTCGCTGGCCGGGATCTGCCGGTGACCCTGCTCGATGGCAAATCCCATCTTGCCCTGGCGGCATGCAATGCGGTGTTGATCGCCTCCGGCACCGCCACCCTCGAAGCGCTGTTGTATAAGCGGCCGATGGTGGTGGCTTATCGCTTGGCGCCGCTGACGTTCTGGATCCTCAAACGCATGGTCAAGAGCCCGTACGTGTCCTTGCCGAATCTGCTGGCCCAGCGTCTGCTGGTCCCGGAATTGTTGCAGGATGATGCGACGGTCGAAGCGCTGGCCCAGACGCTGTCGCCGCTGATCGACGGTGGCGAAGAACAAACACGCGGTTTCGACGAGATCCATCGCACGCTGCGGCTGGATGCCTCCAATCAGGCGGCGGACGCCGTCCTTAACCTGATCGGTCAGACACGATGA
- the rnhB gene encoding ribonuclease HII — MQMGLDFTLVAEVDELVAGVDEVGRGPLCGAVVTAAVILDPNRPILGLNDSKKLTEAKREKLYDEIIEKSLSWCIARAEVEEIDELNILHATMLAMQRAVAGLHIQPKLAMIDGNRCPQLPMRAEAVVQGDGKVPAIAAASILAKVSRDREMAAFELIYPGYGIGGHKGYPTPVHLEALVRLGPTPIHRRSFAPVRQAYEALEGLTQV, encoded by the coding sequence ATGCAGATGGGCCTGGATTTCACCCTGGTCGCCGAAGTCGACGAACTGGTCGCCGGCGTCGATGAAGTCGGTCGCGGCCCGTTGTGCGGTGCCGTGGTCACGGCAGCGGTGATCCTCGATCCGAACCGCCCGATTCTCGGGCTTAACGATTCGAAGAAGCTCACCGAAGCCAAGCGCGAAAAGCTCTACGACGAAATCATCGAGAAATCCCTGAGCTGGTGCATCGCCCGCGCCGAAGTCGAAGAAATCGACGAGCTGAACATTCTCCACGCGACCATGCTGGCCATGCAGCGCGCGGTCGCCGGCCTGCACATTCAGCCGAAACTGGCGATGATCGACGGCAACCGCTGCCCGCAGTTGCCGATGCGCGCCGAAGCGGTGGTGCAGGGCGACGGCAAGGTGCCGGCGATTGCTGCTGCGTCGATTCTCGCTAAAGTCAGTCGCGACCGCGAAATGGCTGCTTTCGAATTGATCTACCCGGGTTACGGCATCGGCGGCCATAAAGGCTACCCGACGCCCGTTCATCTGGAAGCCTTGGTACGTCTCGGCCCGACGCCGATTCACCGACGCTCGTTCGCCCCGGTGCGTCAGGCTTATGAAGCGCTCGAAGGCCTGACACAGGTTTAG